From Hypanus sabinus isolate sHypSab1 chromosome 26, sHypSab1.hap1, whole genome shotgun sequence:
ATTTAAAATCGATCTAAAATGCTTAAAACCGTCAGCATTTGCAGAGCGAGGAGCAATGAATAgtttccattcacacacacacacgagacaTTTCTAAAAACGGGTCTGTTTTATTAACGTGATTCAGTCCCAAACACATTTCAAGCAAAAGCACCACTGAACAGCACCTGGTGCTGAGTTACACCACAGTAGAGGGGACGTCTCCACTTAAACCAGGACCTTGCTCTCCTAGACAGCCTCCCTGGACCACAGCCGCAGAAATGCAGCTCCTGTAAAATGACGTTTCAGAAAAAAAACCCAGTCGGCATGTTGCTTAAAAGAGGTGGCGAGATCAAACCAACGAGGAGAAATCGGTGGCGACAGGAAACTTGTCCAAACGCAGGGACCTGAGGCAAACCGTACCCCAACCTCATGCCCAAACTGAACCCAGGATACCCCACCCCCACCTGTTCCCAGGGTAAACTGTACCCCAAGTGGTAAAGCCACAGCTGACCTGGACAAGATTCTCTTGGCCACCTCCTTTCAACATACGAGGGTCTCCCAGCTCTGGTGCTTGagcgggagtgatggagaggggaagggtcGCTGGGTGATGGACAAACCCCGGCACCCCTGAGGGGGAGGGCTGATGGATGGATGGGGTCTGCCTCAGCAGGACGGGGAGGGCAGTGAGGCTCTTGGAGATCCATTAGCAGGACAGGGGTCTCGGGATGACAGGAAGTTGGTGGCAGAGGCCGCTAGGGCCTCAAGGTAATGGGAGGCTGACGGGGACAGATTGGGGCCTCAGAGGGCCATCAGCAGGGCGAGGCGAGGTTGGCGGGTTCTCAGAGGGCCATCAGCAAGGTGATGGGACAATGGTCAGACCCCAGCGCCTTGGAGCGGATCTTGCTGTCGCACAGCTGGGGGAGCAGAGCCTGGGACAGCAGGAAGTAATCCAGCCGCCAGCCCACGTTCTTGGCCCGGCAGTTGCCCATGAAGGTCCAGAAGGTGTAGGCATAGGGAACGTCGGGGTTGAGGTGCCGGAAGGTGTCCACGAAGCCCTCGGACAGCAGGGTGCTGAAGCCGTCCCTCTCCTCCTGGGTGAAGCCAGCCGACTTCTTGTTGGTCTTGGGATTCTTCAGGTCGATCTCCTGGTGGGCGACGTTGAGGTCCCCGCAGACGATCAGTGGCTTCTTGCTCTCCAGCCCCTTGAGGTAGGCGAGGAAGTCCTTGTCCCACGACTTGCGATAATCCAACCGCACCAGCCCCCGGCCAGAGTTCGGTACGTAGACTGTGACCAGGAAGCACTTGCTGAACTCCGCGGTGATGACCCGGCCTTCCTCATCGTGCTCCTCGACTCCTAGCAACCGGGCAAAAAGGCACAAGGTGATTGGCTCCCAAGCACCATTACTAGGGCAAGGACTGGCTCCCAAGGACTATGACAACAATTGGGACTGGGTGCACAGAGTCGAAGTGAAGCCGGGACTAAACCCGCAGGCCCTGATTCAATTCCACTCCAGTCAAGTTTCTGCACATGCAAGAcagagtgggagtgtgtgagggggagGTGGTGGGAAGGGGCGGGGGAAGGGacagtgggtggggagggagtgaggagagtgaatgagaatgtggacgtGTATTGAACAGCACATCGGCTGGATGTGTGTGCAGAGGAAAGGCAAATGTAGTTTAACATCCAGGGGTGAGTTCGCAAATAGGTTTCATAATTGGCTCAGTCGTAGCAAGTAGAGTTAGACTGAGTCCTGCATCTAGTGAAGTTGCACAGGGGTCAGTGCCGGGTCTTTTGTTGTCTATAATCCATATCAATGATTGGGGTGTGAACGTACAAGGTATGGTTAGTAGTGACAAAGACAAGAacatctggagatgctggaaatccaaatgctggagcaactcagcaggccaggcaacatctgcgaAACACAGTGCAAGGTTGACGTTTTGGGACAAATCCTCTCACCAGGACCAggaaaagaaagatgagaagtcaagAGTAAGCagatggaggtgaggaagaagtacaaggtgatgggtgaaattgggagagagggaggggtgaggtggagagctgggaagtcgactggtgaaagagatgaagggctggagaaggggggaactGATTGGAGAGGCCAGAaacccatggaagaaagggaagaaagagggtaatgggcagataaggagatatggCGAAAGGGAACGGGAATGAGGGAAttttaccggaagttcaagaattCGATATTCATGCTTTGGGTTGGAGgccactcagatggaatataaagtcaaacacgaggaaatctgcagatgctggaaattcaagccacatacacaaaatgctggtggaacgcagcaggccaggcagcacctatagggagaagcgctgtcaatgtttcgggccgagacccttcgacaggacagcgcttctccctacagatcctgcctgacctgctgcgttccaccagcattttgtgtgtgttgctggaatataaagtgttgctcctctaacctgactgtggcctcatcacggcagtagaggaggccaaggactgacatgtcagaatgggaagtggaattgtaATGGGGGCCAccgagagatcctgctttttttgTAGGTGCTCGGTGACGCAGTCTCCCGATCAAcactgggtctcaccgatacagaggcggccacagctggagcagtagatgcagtggatacagtagatgaccccaacagactcacagaagtgttgtctcacctggaaggactgttttggggcCCTGAGGGAGAAGCACCTGTTTCGCTTGCCAGGATAAGAACCAGGAGCGAAAGatgagcttggtggtgggatcccactggagatggcggaagttacagagaatagtgggctggatgcggaggctggtggggtgataggtgagggcaagaggaaccctatccctggtgtggatggggtgagggcagcgttgatggttttacgcctgcagccccctcctttttgagaatcgcaggatcgctattgatttgggtcaggagacccaggaaatgagagagagagacgtgcggaatgtcttgacccccctgGCGATataaaagctacgggaaacggccattgtctcttggagacggacttgtgtattacaatactgtgctacgtggaagccctcaggcaaagtgggctggttgagggagggattgcatcatcccaacctgattgacatctgagactctatgagtcaggataaaagagggtctgtgggaacagcccctcagacgtaccagaagaaacactagcgatcccgtaatagcagaaGTCGgtggaaggaggccacgtgcgttcagttccatttgccccggaaccggtggcttttagctaacaacggggaaaccaactcccaatgactctcgaaggattgacatcataaaaggactgggcaagttttaacccgtctttctctcaaaccaaaacgctgcagcttgaacgaactaacagtgacttttatatttccatcggacaatacattatcccctagacaacgatagagctatttcttattgattattattatacccgcgcttttagatttagtattgacgatgtatattatctgtatgtttgcattgatattattttgtgtatttttatcaataaatactgttaaaatagtaccatcagacttcaacggacctctctatctttgctggtaagtgacccagtttcggggtacgtaacaatggtggaggaaggaaagccccagctttggaggaggacatctcattagttctggaatgaaaagcctcatcctgaaagcagatgtggcagagataaAGGAACTGAAAGAAGATGGcagttttacaagtgacagggagggaagaatcatagctgtgagaatcagggGGAAGGTCTGCTATTTGAACACTGGGGAAACTTTTGATGATTAGTACCCAGTTTACAGGTGACACTATAGTGTTACAGACAGTGAGCAGAAGGTTATGAAACCTGACAGGGGTATCTTTTCAGCAGGTTATGTGGTTGGTCGTATGatcagccggtgcacatcacaaacactggttatgcgaccactgacaccagacaatctctgaacagtattgatcatggctggggtcagccgtcttgtgaagacactgcccataaGGCggccaaaccacttctgtagaaacttctgccaagaacaatcatggttatggaaagGCCACGATCGCCCACGCCAAACAACAGGGCACACTGTGATGATGATGTCGACTGAGGATTGGCAAACGGTTTTCAAtccagtgtgaggtgttgcatttaggGAGGTCAAGTCGGAGTAGGGCACTCACAGGGTGGACGGTGGGACCCTGGAGAACGTTAGGGAACTGAGGTGCCTCGAAGTGCAAatgcatcgctccctgaaagagtggtgaggaaggtattTGTCACGCCAGCTTTCAGCACTCAGGACACTAAGAACATGACTTTGGATGCTATCTTGTGGTTGCACAAGAATTTGGTGAACCCACAATCATAGTGTTGTGTACAGCTTGGTCTTGCTACAGGGTAGATATTATTAaatagtacagaaaagatttaccaggatggtgtctggactgagttacaaggagagattgtGCAGACCTGGATTTtatccctggaatgtaggagatcgAGGGGAGACCTGAAAGGTCACGATGGGCACAgacagggtgaaagcacagaTTCTTCTCCCCAAGAAGGGGATGCTAAAAAcagggcaaaggtttaaggtcAGAAGTGAGAGATTGGAAAGGGACATCAGGGCagcttttccacacagagggtggtgcacATTTGAACCGAACTGCCAAAAATAATGGTTGAGTCAGGCACATTGGTAACACTTGTAAACCTTCCAGATAGAtccatggataggagaggtttagagggtcaGGGGCCAAGCATAGCCAGGTGAGAGTAGCTCGCACGTTGGCTGTCGTCAGTCAGGACATAAGAGTACAGGTGTACGAGATGTGGGTGAGGCCACACTGTCTTCAGTTTTGGTCGCCCCTGCTGCAGATAAGATGCTATGaagatggagagagtgcagagggagtttatgaggatgttgtcggggtctgagggtctgagttacaggaggAGGTGGGGTCTTTATTCCTCAGACTGATGGGTGACCTTGGAGAGGTGTATAAAGCCACAAGGGGCGCAGACAAGTCGCTTTCCCCCCACGGTTGGGGAAttgagaactagagggcacaggtttacggtgggaggggagagatttaacaggaacCCGTCGGGCcaccttttcacccagagtgcGGCCTGTATCTGGAACAAGCTAACAGTATTTCAAAGACGCGggcaggtacgtggataggaaaggctaGAGGGACATGGGTCAAACGTGGGCagaggggcctgttcccatgctgtgtccTTCTCGTTGAGGGAATGGGCTTGCTGTGCTATAACCCCTGCACGTGGAGTGTCTTCCTCCCTGACCCACAGAACCCAGAAGCTGATTTACAGGGAGCTCCTCACCCATCTGATCTGAACTAGTCTCTGTGTCCTTTCACCTCTCTGAAGAGTCGTACAGATGCTTTGCCCTAGGCAACGTAGTGGCAAATCCCCTCTGCTCCTTCCCCTGGACAATCACCTCCTTTCTGTAGAACTGTACACGGCGTCCCATGAACGAAGGCTGGTCCCTGTACACCTTCACCCACCTCACTGCCTACCTGAAGAATGCCCATTTTGTGTTAAGCTACAGAATGGCAGTGATTAGCCAATCACGGGCAGCAATTGGTCGACCAGGTTAAAACAAAGATGGCGATTGGTCACCTAGGGTTATATAGCATGACATTGGTTGAATGGTGTTATAAAGAATGGCAGTGATTGGCCCATCGGGATGAAATAGCCTGGTAGTGATAAAGTTTAAGGGAATTGGGGGAATTTTCAGATTCCTGTAAATCATGGGTTAAGTACCGACTATGTCTGTGTATTTTGTGAATAACCGCAGCATGTTTGAATAATGTCTCATAGCTGCTTCTTTGGAGCAAGATAAGGGTTAAAGTTCACGCAGATCCACATAAGATGTCTCCTGATATTTCACACCTTTTGGGTTCGACAAAAGGCGGCACCTGATGGAAATTAGACAGGATGTTCCTTTCTTAATTGAAACATAAATTGGTGGATGTTCTTATATTTGGCTCCAATAAACCAGGTAGGACATTCCTTTCTTCAATTAAAGTGGCTGGAGTGTCTATCAAACTGATTGTTCTTTCGTATCAGTGGCCTTTTAAATTGTAGCAGTTCTGGAAGGTTGAACCACCAAAGGGATGAAAATGCTTCTCCCCTGATATCGGGACAAAGTTTAGTCACCAGCTGAGCTCAAAGAAATAAACCGGTGAAAAGATAAGTAACGATCTTTTGTGCTGTCGTTATTTGATCCGgcaaatttacatttatatttggTGCCATGACTCGGATCCCAACATAGGGAACGTCTCTTCGGGCCGAGTAAGTGACGGGGGCTTGAATCAAACACATTTGAGTGGCAGGACGCCCTGAGGTAGTTTACCCCCGGCTACTCGTGTCTGACCAAGCATTCTGTCTCTCACCCGCTGAGACCGGTACCTTGACGGGATCAGACGACCCGTTTGGATACAGGATTTAAAGTAAACAGCTGTCTCTTTTACGTAGCTGCGGCTGACAGGATACGGCCAGTTGAAATTTGAAAATGATACGAGACCGGCAGCCCGGTAAAATCCTCACTATGGTAGCAGAGATATGGCCGGTCGAAATTTAATGAGACAAGATCAGGGTAAAGGAGGAAAGGCCTCCAGAGTACGTGAGAGTTGTTTTTTTGCGAGTATTAACGGAAAATAGGCTAGCAGTTTTTGTGAGAATTAAAATCTGCGGGTGACAATGGGTATTCTGTATTGTTCTTAAGGAAAGAGTTGGGACTGGGGACCACGGTCAGGAGAGGTGTCCACCACTATCTGACGCATTTGACCGTATCAGCTGCGTCCTGATAATGTGGCCGGTTGAAATTGATTAGGGGGAAAGGCAGGCTGGCTAAATTTCTCACCCAGTGGCATAAACAGTGACTGTTTTTTGGCTCGTGCCCAGGCCCTTGTGTTGTGTATTTTGTGCCTATCAGCTGTTTGCCTCGTTGGGTTGTCTGTGTATTTGTGATTTTAGCTACTTGCTTTGCTTTGTGCAGCACTTTAGTCCACATGGCTTGTTTTTAAATATGCTTTATAAATACACTTAATTTGACTTGACAAGTAAAAATAACCGGTAATATAATGAGGGCAGAAAGGGACAGGCCCTTGATACAGCTGGAAAGGGAACTCCCCTTCAAAGTATGTGTAAGCAAATACCAGATAAGGACAAGGATCTTCAGATGTTAAGTGCTGCACCAACTAAGCGACTGGGAAATGATATGTGGCCCGGGGGGTGGAACTTAGGATATAACCTCTTGTGAACAGGCAGTAAATTTAATTTGGAAGAAGAATTGCACTAAAAAGTGGGAATTATTGATTAAAGAATGGGAAGATAAGAGCCGACCACCTCACCAGCCAGCTGGAGGAATAAAGGGATAGAGGTACGTATGGCAGATGGGACTCCCAAGGGTTGGGAGGCACTGAAGGTGAGTGGGTAGATAGGCAACGAAAGAGAGCAGGAAAGGCAGCATAAGCAGGCAAAGGCTGATATGGACAGACAGGAAGGATTAGAACGACAGTGGAAAACCCTGAGGCCTGATCAGGATCCCGTGCCCTTGTCTGGCATATCCACTCtttttgatgatttggaagatacCGATAGGGATGAGGAGTGGGGATGTTACCCTAGGCTGCCACCACACCAAGCCCCTGAATGGTCGAATGTGGCACAGCAAGTGAAGATAATTCCCAGAAAGCAAACCCGGGGGGGGGGATCCTGGCCAGGAGATTCTGGCGAGGGGAAGTCTGAACTCTGTGATAAACTTGGAGGAATCCAACTGAGCCCCCAACAGCAGCACCCTATTAGGCAGTTGCCTAATCCCTGAGCAGGTGAGGGGGGCAACCAACCACCAACGATTGAAGTATATGTCCCCTGTAAACCCCAGGAGATGATAATGAATCAGGACTGTCAGGAGAAACCAGCCCAATTTGCTCAGTATGTTCGAAATACTATTCTGATGTCCAGGACCTGTTTGGACTATGCGGCATGATACTGTCACCTGAAGAGACAACAAAGTGGCAATATTGGCTAATGATGATTTTAATTACCCTAAGGGACCTGCCCCGTTTCGGGAGGCTCCCAGGCTAACACTTTTCTGTCCCTCTGCCGTACCTACGCTAAGCAAGTAGAACTGGGAATATGCTGGGTATGTTTTCTTTCATGTAGAAGCAACAATCTATTCTGAAAAGTTATCATGTAATGATAAAAAGGAGGGAACAATAAAATTTAAGGGAATTGGGGGAATTCTCAAATTCCTGTAAATAATGGGTTAAGTACTGACTATGTCTGTGTATTTTGTGAGTAACCACAGTGTGTTTGAATAATGTCTCACAGCTACTTCTTTGGAGCAAGATAAGGGTTAAAGTTCACAGAGATCCACATAAGATGTCTCCATATTTTTCACACCTTTTGGTTTTGACAAAAGGCGGTACCTGATGGAAATTAGACAGGACAATCCTTTCTTAATTAAAACATAAATTGGTGGATATTGTTATATTTGGCTCCAATAAACCAGGTAGGACATTCCTTTCTTCAATTAAAGTGACTGGAGTGTTTATCAAACTGATTGTTCTTTCGTCTCAATAGTCCATTGACTTGGCTGGAATGCTTATCAAACTGATTGTTCTTTTGTATCAGTGGCCTTATAAATTGTAACACTTCTGGAACAGTGAACTTGTTGAACCGCCGTAGGGATGAGAAAAATTGGGCTTGtctacactggaatttagaaggatgagaggggatctgattgaaacatataagattattaaaggattggacacgctagaggcaggaaacatgttcccgatgttgggggagtccagaaccagaggccacagtttaagaataaggggtaggccatttagaacagagttgaggaaaaacctttttcacccagagagttgtggatctgtggaatacactgcctcagaaggcagtggaggccaattctctggatgctttcaagaaagagttagatagagctgttaaagatagtggaatcaagggacatggggagaaggcaggaacggggtactgattgtggatgatcagccatgatcacagtgaatggtggtgctggctcgaagggccggatgGCCTTCTGTCTATTGTCTAGAACGCTTCTCCCCTTAACTCGGGACCAAGTTCAGTCACCGGCTGAGCTCGAAGAAATAAACCAGTGAAAAGATAAGTAACGATCTTTTGCGCTGTCGTTATTTGATCCGGTAAATTTACGCTTACAGTAGTGACTGGTCCATTGAGGTTATGTACAGATTGGACACTGCACATAAGTATGGACAGACACAAAGGCCCACGGGGGTTCAGACACCGGAGGGAGGCGGACGAAGGTTCATTGAGAGGCCATTGAGAGGGCAGCGGGATACTTACCGATTCCGAAGGTGACGTTGAGTGGTTTGGTCTTGCAGAGCATCGCCACACCACTGTAGCCGTCCTTGGTCTGGCAGGAGGCCCAGTACTGGTGGGGGTAGTCGGCCAGGTCCTTCACCTGCTCAGGCACCTGCTTCTCCGAGCACTTGGTTTCCTGGAGGCACAGGACATCCGGATTCTCGGAGCAGACCCACTGTGAGAGGTTGAAATGGGGACACTGAGAGCAGATCTGAGTGTGCATGATGCACCTCACTGTAAAACTTTGATGTTCACGCCATCTCGGGCACTGCCTTCCACTCCAGCCCTACACTGACACCAACCCTCCACAGTCGCAGCAGGTTTTGTCGTTGAAGTAGTAGAAAAGGCAAGCTGGGGGAGGTGCAGGTTGGccagcctgatatcagtagtcGGGAAGTGGCCGAAGGGAATCCTTGGATAGACACGAGTCTGATTAGGAGTCAACGTAGTTTGGTGTGTGGGAAGTCGTGCTTGACGAACCTTATTCAGAAGGGGTGAGCAGACAGGGAGATGCGGGCAAAACTAAATGGACGCTGTCCagttggactttagcaaggcccgTGACCAGGTCCTGCACAGTGGGCTGGTCTGGAAGGCCAGGTCCCATGGAGTCCAGGGAGAGCGAGTTAAAGATGGATTCGGAAAAGGCTCGGAGGTAGGGCGGTGATTACAAGTTGATTCTTAGAACAGAGGTCGGTGATGAACGGTGTGCTGCAGTTGATGATGTTGGGACCCTCACTATCTCTTtcttatgtcaatgatttagatacgAGTGGCTACGGTTTGATCAGTGATTtcgtcctccaagaggaccacaaccttgtcgtagggtttggaggcttgcgtgcctcagtgtCCCGGAGacctgtgttggctggagtcagggactTGTGGTTTGGCTCCTGGTAAGATCACCCACACCAAAAAGGTCGAAGGGTAGAGGTCGGACTAAGAGTGATCCAACAGTCAGCTCAGGGTTAACAGCCCCTGACGGGTCAAAGTAGTTACAGAAGCAGTAAAgaggaatccttctacatctgtgagTATTGGAGAATAAAATTGCATTGTtcgctgtgtaaccaaaactatgtaaccAGCCTTGTGTTTGTTATTTGCTAAGTATCCAATTTATTAGccagaatgaaatctctgtattgtacctgtactattgaacacatcagtgccTTAAGAATGTAGCTACCCTGAAGAAAATAACTAACAGTGAGAAACCAGCCTTATATTTACTATGTATCCAACTTTTTTccagaatgaaatctctgtattgtctctgtactattgaacgtATCAATACCTtgagaatgtagctaacagtgaaaaTAAGCATGTAGAGATGGTATGGGAACCAGTCAAAG
This genomic window contains:
- the apex1 gene encoding DNA-(apurinic or apyrimidinic site) endonuclease, with amino-acid sequence MPKRRLEAETEPPTKKGRGSGKTKNKDEAPAPAPAPAPTDGTGTFEDSPDRSLTQDGQPSNLRICSWNVDGLRAWVKKNSLEWVCSENPDVLCLQETKCSEKQVPEQVKDLADYPHQYWASCQTKDGYSGVAMLCKTKPLNVTFGIGVEEHDEEGRVITAEFSKCFLVTVYVPNSGRGLVRLDYRKSWDKDFLAYLKGLESKKPLIVCGDLNVAHQEIDLKNPKTNKKSAGFTQEERDGFSTLLSEGFVDTFRHLNPDVPYAYTFWTFMGNCRAKNVGWRLDYFLLSQALLPQLCDSKIRSKALGSDHCPITLLMAL